In Crassostrea angulata isolate pt1a10 chromosome 4, ASM2561291v2, whole genome shotgun sequence, one genomic interval encodes:
- the LOC128180325 gene encoding chitin synthase chs-2-like isoform X3: MVLLREAFHLFGLGCLLFKVMPYLDPLQTCLVTLSIPVFPSIINLVSYCHRKACQLGKGFKKILNLFSCICLIATFVILIISITSEKKDSTMEKEHKNVELLAWVATSVIFLSTRWIETYSFVCRKFIEYKKDKRISDKGYVTSHMCSSFLRITLLIVFFPTLYCPEIRGINETYNAFISMSSTNASGLLSLNCTNISKLISNDTHIHVSSTDLQNITDLCKDEGISYRLVINAYVVHIIAAFLTTHFGVLACRLRMQVVGFALPLTLASPLYLVLLIMFDEIEVDFARNLLNLNAENKWMLVSGFIIGWVGQIWVCRHAWFKNRQDRLEFAQKLFVLPHYCSPLVDLALLHSRRKRNRSENDYKKELNVPKTDTKVYICATMWHENRIEMKQILISIFRLDHHQFQYEFSKKDLKGKEKDYYTFEAHIPFDDAMETNKATNTRGPNDFVRQFMEIVNEAGSAFYNRKIMLDPPQKYVTPYGGRLEWKLPGENKLVVHLKDKDKIRHKKRWSQIMYMYYFIGYELLMKDRNPTTIPNPNFDDSTSIFELLSDEIKQKAENTYILALDGDVDFQPEALQLLIDRMKINPKVGATCGRIKPGGSGPVVWYQRFEYAIGHWLQKSAEHMFGCVLCSPGCFSLFRVKALMDDNVMRTYATLPTKAKHFLQYDQGEDRWLCTLMLQQGYRIEYCAAAEAITFAPEDFKEFFNQRRRWMPSTMANIWDLLKSYARTTRINPNISYFYVFYQFILLFSSVFGPSTVLLALESAIGSVFGVAPSVAYLLIYGPTILFLIICLKAKTDTQLNIAIALSAVYALLMMAVFVGTLVAIASEGWYTPTGMFFYIIVGTFIIAGLLHPHELGDLLCGVVYFICIPAGYLFLIIYAICNLNNVSWGTRENKTAVLEHSGPDQRKGKKKETEDEIDFVTTEMISGMIKQVKNSNLARASCSEAFFSIFRWMNNLVILKSLESVQNIFDKTKDESDAAEDGQTVGKHSLFKSRRMKAPMPRKKSLDDSSWASENVRQLNPSKLEPLEEKFWKDLIHFYLYPLEADQKKEEKDKEMLAELRNEVAFGFFFLNALWLATMTAMNEAKHIINIKISQPSGPPIIIEPLGFGFLVIFTILIVLQFIGMVMHRHETLLHILSITKLTKRKKIDIKEQIGLIAKEDVGYDSTDDSVKDEEEAIYCNEKMIRRAAEERAALKHALPDRYERRRNQALNLRKTVRRSLNNQHTQDTLNRRGGGLQNQDYSNQE; this comes from the exons ATG GTATTGCTAAGGGAAGCATTTCATCTCTTTGGCCTAGGATGTTTGCTTTTCAAGGTCATGCCTTACCTTGACCCACTTCAAACTTGTCTCGTGACCCTCTCAATTCCTGTCTTCCCATCAATAATAAACCTAGTGTCTTACTGTCATCGCAAAGCATGTCAACTTGgaaaaggatttaaaaaaatattaaacttgtTCAGTTGCATTTGCCTGATTGctacttttgttatattgaTAATCTCAATTACTTCGGAGAAAAAAGACTCGACCATGGAAAAGGAACATAAAAATGTGGAACTTCTTGCATGGGTAGCAACTTCTGTTATTTTCCTGTCTACGAGATGGATTGAAACATATTCTTTTGTATGTAGGAAatttatagaatacaaaaaagaCAAACGGATCAGTGACAAAGGATATGTGACATCGCACATGTGTTCTAGTTTTCTAAGGATAACTTTATTGATTGTTTTCTTTCCAACTTTGTATTGTCCTGAAATTCGAGGAATTAATGAAACTTACAATGCGTTCATAAGTATGTCTTCCACCAATGCATCAGGACTTTTATCCCTAAATTGCACTAATATatcaaaactgatttcaaatgatacccatatacatgtaagcagCACCGACCTTCAAAACATCACCGATTTGTGCAAGGACGAAGGAATATCCTATCGGTTGGTCATTAATGCATACGTGGTCCATATTATCGCAGCATTTCTGACCACTCACTTTGGTGTGTTAGCTTGCAGACTTCGAATGCAAGTGGTTGGCTTTGCATTGCCACTGACCCTCGCTTCGCCACTGTACCTGGTCCTATTGATTATGTTCGATGAAATAGAAGTTGATTTTGCTCGCAATCTCCTTAATCTCAACGCCGAAAATAAATGGATGTTGGTCAGTGGATTTATTATTGGATGGGTAGGTCAGATTTGGGTTTGCAGACATGCATGGTTTAAAAATCGTCAGGATCGCTTGGAATTCGCGCAAAA gttGTTTGTCTTACCTCACTACTGTAGTCCTCTTGTCGACCTTGCACTCTTGCACAGCCGACGTAAACGAAACCGATCTGAAAATGATTACAAGAAGGAGCTCAATGTGCCCAAAACGGATACCAAAGTGTATATCTGCGCAACAATGTGGCATGAAAATAGAATAGAAATGAAACAGATTCTGATATCAATATTTAG acTTGATCACCACCAGTTTCAATATGAGTTTAGTAAGAAAGATCTTAAAGGCAAGGAGAAAGATTACTACACATTCGAAG CGCACATACCATTTGACGATGCGATGGAAACGAATAAAGCAACAAACACAAGAGGTCCAAATGATTTTGTGAGACAATTTATGGAAATCGTTAACGAAGCGGGAAG TGccttctataatagaaaaatcaTGCTGGACCCTCCACAGAAGTACGTTACTCCATATGGAGGTCGTTTGGAATGGAAACTTCCGGGAGAAAATAAACTCGTGGTTCATCTAAAAGACAAAGATAAAATCCGACACAAGAAACGATGGTCACAG atcatgtacatgtactactttaTTGGGTATGAACTCCTTATGAAGGACAGGAATCCAACAACAATACCAAATCCAAATTTTGATGATAGTACCTCCATTTTTGAACTTCTAAGTGACGAGATTAAACAAAAG GCGGAAAACACTTACATTCTTGCCCTTGACGGGGATGTTGACTTCCAACCAGAAGCACTTCAACTTCTAATTGATAGAATGAAGATAAATCCAAAAGTTGGAGCCACTTGTGGTCGTATTAAACCAGGAGGATCTG GACCTGTTGTCTGGTACCAGCGTTTTGAGTACGCCATAGGGCACTGGCTCCAGAAGTCCGCCGAGCATATGTTTGGTTGTGTTCTCTGTAGTCCTGGCTGTTTCAGTCTGTTTCGTGTTAAAGCACTCATGGACGATAATGTTATGAGAACATATGCTACCCTACCTACAAAAGCAAAACACTTCCTACAATATGATCAAG GAGAAGACCGTTGGCTCTGCACCCTAATGCTACAACAAGGTTACAGGATCGAGTACTGTGCAGCTGCTGAAGCAATCACATTTGCTCCTGAAGACTTCAAAGAGTTTTTCAACCAAAGAAGACGATGGATGCCATCTACGATGGCTAATATATGGGATCTTCTCAAGAGTTATGCCCGTACGACAAGAATAAACCCAAACATTTCATACTTTTACGTTTTTTACCagttcattttattgttttcatcGGTATTCGGTCCTTCCACTGTTTTACTGGCCTTAGAATCGGCCATAGGATCGGTATTTGGGGTAGCACCTTCGGTAGCTTATCTTTTAATATATGGACCAACAATACTGTTTCTAATCATTTGTCTAAAAGCGAAAACAGACACCCAACTTAATATTGCAATTGCGCTCAGTGCTGTGTACGCTCTTCTCATGATGGCGGTGTTTGTGGGAACTCTTGTTGCCATCGCTAGCGAGGGATGGTACACGCCTACGGGgatgtttttctacattataGTGGGAACATTTATAATTGCTGGGCTTCTTCATCCTCATGAGTTGGGAGACTTATTATGTGGTGTCGTGTATTTTATATGCATTCCAGcaggttatttatttttaataatttacgCTATTTGCAATTTAAACAACGTTTCATGGGGAACAAGAGAAAATAAAACGGCCGTATTAGAACACTCTGGGCCAGATCAAAGGAAAGGCAAAAAGAAAGAGACAGAAGatgaaattgattttgtaacCACGGAGATGATCAGTGGGATGATCAAACAGGTCAAAAACTCTAATTTAGCTAGAGCATCATGCTCAGAGGCTTTCTTTTCAATCTTTCGATGGATGAACAATCTAGTTATCCTAAAATCATTAGAAtctgttcaaaatatatttgataagaCAAAAGATGAGTCAGATGCTGCTGAAGATGGACAAACAGTTGGCAAACATTCGCTTTTTAAAAGTCGGCGTATGAAAGCTCCGATGCCAAGAAAAAAGAGTTTAGACGATAGTTCATGGGCATCAGAGAATGTTAGGCAGTTAAATCCGTCTAAACTCGAACCCTTAGAGGAAAAGTTCTGGAAAGatcttattcatttttatttatacccGTTGGAAGCTGAtcagaaaaaagaagaaaaagacaaagaaatgTTAGCTGAACTGCGAAATGAAGTAGCATTTGGGTTCTTTTTTCTCAACGCATTGTGGTTAGCAACCATGACGGCGATGAACGAGGCAAAACatataatcaatattaaaataagtCAACCTTCAGGGCCGCCAATAATCATTGAACCCCTTGGATTTGGTTTTCTGGTGATATTTACTATATTAATAGTTCTACAGTTTATTGGGATGGTGATGCATAGACATGAAACACTTTTGCATATTTTGTCAATAACAAAGctaacaaaacgaaaaaaaattgacattaagGAGCAAATCGGCCTAATTGCGAAGGAGGATGTGGGTTATGATAGTACAGATGATAGTGTGAAAGACGAGGAGGAGGCCATATACTGCAACGAGAAAATGATTAGGCGTGCAGCAGAAGAACGCGCAGCACTAAAACACGCTCTACCAGACAGGTACGAAAGACGAAGGAACCAAGCGCTGAACTTACGGAAAACAGTTCGGAGATCCTTGAATAACCAACACACACAGGACACTTTGAACAGACGGGGAGGTGGATTGCAAAATCAAGACTATTCAAACCAGGAATGA